In Phoenix dactylifera cultivar Barhee BC4 chromosome 11, palm_55x_up_171113_PBpolish2nd_filt_p, whole genome shotgun sequence, the following are encoded in one genomic region:
- the LOC103721328 gene encoding biotin carboxyl carrier protein of acetyl-CoA carboxylase isoform X2, producing the protein MATCGLGSTSNVKLLSFYPDFKKLRSTALLTPHNLKCGGLETLNGSKGTQIWKEPVHAAGFDKQAQRFSNSLVARCCISPGKNDSKVIELEENKSNGDQIIPVSLEVEPLLTAVCDTTSIAEFKLDFAGFRLYVKRDLVEKNVPPPIPTLPPTQTNTTNQTTDSNGSAATASLAISKPKPSTGGIQRTASDEGLMMLPSPKVGFFRRSRTIKGKQAPPSCKEGQDVREDQVLCYIEQLGGEVPVESDVSGEVIKILREDGEPVGYGDAIIAILPSFPGIKKLQQAGSFP; encoded by the exons ATGGCTACAT GTGGTCTAGGAAGTACATCAAATGTCAAACTGCTCAGTTTTTACCCAGACTTCAAAAAGCTGAGGAGCACTGCACTGTTGACTCCTCATAATCTGAAATGCGGCGGATTAGAGACACTGAATGGGTCTAAAGGAACTCAGATATGGAAAGAACCAGTGCATGCTGCAGGATTTGATAAGCAGGCTCAGAGATTCTCAAACTCATTGGTTGCAAGATGCTGCATATCACCAGGAA AGAACGATTCAAAAGTTATTGAGTTGGAAGAAAATAAATCTAATGGGGACCAAATTATCCCAGTTTCACTTGAA GTGGAGCCATTGCTCACAGCTGTTTGTGATACAACTTCTATCGCAGAGTTTAAACTGGAT TTTGCAGGCTTTCGCCTCTATGTCAAAAGGGACTTGGTTGAGAAAAATGTACCCCCACCTATTCCAACTCTTCCTCCAACCCAAACCAATACTACAAACCAAACTACTGATTCAAATGGGTCTGCTGCTACAGCTTCGCTAGCCATCTCCAAACCAAAACCTTCTACAGGTGGTATCCAGAGAACAGCTTCAGATGAAGGTTTAATGATGCTTCCATCACCAAAG GTTGGTTTCTTTAGGAGATCCCGAACCATTAAAGGAAAGCAAGCACCTCCATCATGTAAAGAG GGGCAAGACGTCAGGGAAGACCAGGTTCTTTGTTACATTGAACAACTTGGTGGAGAGGTTCCCGTGGAG TCTGATGTTTCTGGGGAGGTAATCAAGATACTGAGAGAAGATGGCG AACCAGTAGGATATGGTGATGCTATTATAGCAATCCTCCCTTCCTTTCCTGGGATAAAAAAGCTTCAGCAGGCAGGTTCTTTCCCATAG
- the LOC103721311 gene encoding early nodulin-93-like, with translation MGSVSRSSLDQKLAMAKRCSHEGVVAGAKAAMVATVASAIPTLASVRMIPWARSFLNPAAQALIVSSAAGAAYFIVADKTVLAAARKNSFRDAYQA, from the exons ATGGGTTCCGTTTCTCGCTCCTCTCTGGATCAGAAGCTGGCCATGGCAAAGCGCTGCTCCCACG AGGGAGTTGTCGCGGGAGCCAAGGCGGCCATGGTTGCAACCGTTGCCTCGGCCATTCCCACT ttGGCTAGCGTGAGGATGATCCCATGGGCGAGGTCCTTCCTTAATCCCGCAGCTCAGGCCCTCATCGTTTCATCAG CGGCGGGGGCGGCATACTTCATAGTTGCGGACAAGACGGTGCTGGCTGCAGCGAGGAAGAACTCGTTCAGGGACGCTTACCAGGCTTGA
- the LOC103721328 gene encoding biotin carboxyl carrier protein of acetyl-CoA carboxylase isoform X4 gives MATCGLGSTSNVKLLSFYPDFKKLRSTALLTPHNLKCGGLETLNGSKGTQIWKEPVHAAGFDKQAQRFSNSLVARCCISPGTENDSKVIELEENKSNGDQIIPVSLEFAGFRLYVKRDLVEKNVPPPIPTLPPTQTNTTNQTTDSNGSAATASLAISKPKPSTGGIQRTASDEGLMMLPSPKVGFFRRSRTIKGKQAPPSCKEGQDVREDQVLCYIEQLGGEVPVESDVSGEVIKILREDGEPVGYGDAIIAILPSFPGIKKLQQAGSFP, from the exons ATGGCTACAT GTGGTCTAGGAAGTACATCAAATGTCAAACTGCTCAGTTTTTACCCAGACTTCAAAAAGCTGAGGAGCACTGCACTGTTGACTCCTCATAATCTGAAATGCGGCGGATTAGAGACACTGAATGGGTCTAAAGGAACTCAGATATGGAAAGAACCAGTGCATGCTGCAGGATTTGATAAGCAGGCTCAGAGATTCTCAAACTCATTGGTTGCAAGATGCTGCATATCACCAGGAA CAGAGAACGATTCAAAAGTTATTGAGTTGGAAGAAAATAAATCTAATGGGGACCAAATTATCCCAGTTTCACTTGAA TTTGCAGGCTTTCGCCTCTATGTCAAAAGGGACTTGGTTGAGAAAAATGTACCCCCACCTATTCCAACTCTTCCTCCAACCCAAACCAATACTACAAACCAAACTACTGATTCAAATGGGTCTGCTGCTACAGCTTCGCTAGCCATCTCCAAACCAAAACCTTCTACAGGTGGTATCCAGAGAACAGCTTCAGATGAAGGTTTAATGATGCTTCCATCACCAAAG GTTGGTTTCTTTAGGAGATCCCGAACCATTAAAGGAAAGCAAGCACCTCCATCATGTAAAGAG GGGCAAGACGTCAGGGAAGACCAGGTTCTTTGTTACATTGAACAACTTGGTGGAGAGGTTCCCGTGGAG TCTGATGTTTCTGGGGAGGTAATCAAGATACTGAGAGAAGATGGCG AACCAGTAGGATATGGTGATGCTATTATAGCAATCCTCCCTTCCTTTCCTGGGATAAAAAAGCTTCAGCAGGCAGGTTCTTTCCCATAG
- the LOC103721328 gene encoding biotin carboxyl carrier protein of acetyl-CoA carboxylase isoform X1, giving the protein MATCGLGSTSNVKLLSFYPDFKKLRSTALLTPHNLKCGGLETLNGSKGTQIWKEPVHAAGFDKQAQRFSNSLVARCCISPGTENDSKVIELEENKSNGDQIIPVSLEVEPLLTAVCDTTSIAEFKLDFAGFRLYVKRDLVEKNVPPPIPTLPPTQTNTTNQTTDSNGSAATASLAISKPKPSTGGIQRTASDEGLMMLPSPKVGFFRRSRTIKGKQAPPSCKEGQDVREDQVLCYIEQLGGEVPVESDVSGEVIKILREDGEPVGYGDAIIAILPSFPGIKKLQQAGSFP; this is encoded by the exons ATGGCTACAT GTGGTCTAGGAAGTACATCAAATGTCAAACTGCTCAGTTTTTACCCAGACTTCAAAAAGCTGAGGAGCACTGCACTGTTGACTCCTCATAATCTGAAATGCGGCGGATTAGAGACACTGAATGGGTCTAAAGGAACTCAGATATGGAAAGAACCAGTGCATGCTGCAGGATTTGATAAGCAGGCTCAGAGATTCTCAAACTCATTGGTTGCAAGATGCTGCATATCACCAGGAA CAGAGAACGATTCAAAAGTTATTGAGTTGGAAGAAAATAAATCTAATGGGGACCAAATTATCCCAGTTTCACTTGAA GTGGAGCCATTGCTCACAGCTGTTTGTGATACAACTTCTATCGCAGAGTTTAAACTGGAT TTTGCAGGCTTTCGCCTCTATGTCAAAAGGGACTTGGTTGAGAAAAATGTACCCCCACCTATTCCAACTCTTCCTCCAACCCAAACCAATACTACAAACCAAACTACTGATTCAAATGGGTCTGCTGCTACAGCTTCGCTAGCCATCTCCAAACCAAAACCTTCTACAGGTGGTATCCAGAGAACAGCTTCAGATGAAGGTTTAATGATGCTTCCATCACCAAAG GTTGGTTTCTTTAGGAGATCCCGAACCATTAAAGGAAAGCAAGCACCTCCATCATGTAAAGAG GGGCAAGACGTCAGGGAAGACCAGGTTCTTTGTTACATTGAACAACTTGGTGGAGAGGTTCCCGTGGAG TCTGATGTTTCTGGGGAGGTAATCAAGATACTGAGAGAAGATGGCG AACCAGTAGGATATGGTGATGCTATTATAGCAATCCTCCCTTCCTTTCCTGGGATAAAAAAGCTTCAGCAGGCAGGTTCTTTCCCATAG
- the LOC103721328 gene encoding biotin carboxyl carrier protein of acetyl-CoA carboxylase isoform X5 encodes MATCGLGSTSNVKLLSFYPDFKKLRSTALLTPHNLKCGGLETLNGSKGTQIWKEPVHAAGFDKQAQRFSNSLVARCCISPGKNDSKVIELEENKSNGDQIIPVSLEFAGFRLYVKRDLVEKNVPPPIPTLPPTQTNTTNQTTDSNGSAATASLAISKPKPSTGGIQRTASDEGLMMLPSPKVGFFRRSRTIKGKQAPPSCKEGQDVREDQVLCYIEQLGGEVPVESDVSGEVIKILREDGEPVGYGDAIIAILPSFPGIKKLQQAGSFP; translated from the exons ATGGCTACAT GTGGTCTAGGAAGTACATCAAATGTCAAACTGCTCAGTTTTTACCCAGACTTCAAAAAGCTGAGGAGCACTGCACTGTTGACTCCTCATAATCTGAAATGCGGCGGATTAGAGACACTGAATGGGTCTAAAGGAACTCAGATATGGAAAGAACCAGTGCATGCTGCAGGATTTGATAAGCAGGCTCAGAGATTCTCAAACTCATTGGTTGCAAGATGCTGCATATCACCAGGAA AGAACGATTCAAAAGTTATTGAGTTGGAAGAAAATAAATCTAATGGGGACCAAATTATCCCAGTTTCACTTGAA TTTGCAGGCTTTCGCCTCTATGTCAAAAGGGACTTGGTTGAGAAAAATGTACCCCCACCTATTCCAACTCTTCCTCCAACCCAAACCAATACTACAAACCAAACTACTGATTCAAATGGGTCTGCTGCTACAGCTTCGCTAGCCATCTCCAAACCAAAACCTTCTACAGGTGGTATCCAGAGAACAGCTTCAGATGAAGGTTTAATGATGCTTCCATCACCAAAG GTTGGTTTCTTTAGGAGATCCCGAACCATTAAAGGAAAGCAAGCACCTCCATCATGTAAAGAG GGGCAAGACGTCAGGGAAGACCAGGTTCTTTGTTACATTGAACAACTTGGTGGAGAGGTTCCCGTGGAG TCTGATGTTTCTGGGGAGGTAATCAAGATACTGAGAGAAGATGGCG AACCAGTAGGATATGGTGATGCTATTATAGCAATCCTCCCTTCCTTTCCTGGGATAAAAAAGCTTCAGCAGGCAGGTTCTTTCCCATAG
- the LOC103721328 gene encoding biotin carboxyl carrier protein of acetyl-CoA carboxylase isoform X6 → MATCGLGSTSNVKLLSFYPDFKKLRSTALLTPHNLKCGGLETLNGSKGTQIWKEPVHAAGFDKQAQRFSNSLVARCCISPENDSKVIELEENKSNGDQIIPVSLEFAGFRLYVKRDLVEKNVPPPIPTLPPTQTNTTNQTTDSNGSAATASLAISKPKPSTGGIQRTASDEGLMMLPSPKVGFFRRSRTIKGKQAPPSCKEGQDVREDQVLCYIEQLGGEVPVESDVSGEVIKILREDGEPVGYGDAIIAILPSFPGIKKLQQAGSFP, encoded by the exons ATGGCTACAT GTGGTCTAGGAAGTACATCAAATGTCAAACTGCTCAGTTTTTACCCAGACTTCAAAAAGCTGAGGAGCACTGCACTGTTGACTCCTCATAATCTGAAATGCGGCGGATTAGAGACACTGAATGGGTCTAAAGGAACTCAGATATGGAAAGAACCAGTGCATGCTGCAGGATTTGATAAGCAGGCTCAGAGATTCTCAAACTCATTGGTTGCAAGATGCTGCATATCACCAG AGAACGATTCAAAAGTTATTGAGTTGGAAGAAAATAAATCTAATGGGGACCAAATTATCCCAGTTTCACTTGAA TTTGCAGGCTTTCGCCTCTATGTCAAAAGGGACTTGGTTGAGAAAAATGTACCCCCACCTATTCCAACTCTTCCTCCAACCCAAACCAATACTACAAACCAAACTACTGATTCAAATGGGTCTGCTGCTACAGCTTCGCTAGCCATCTCCAAACCAAAACCTTCTACAGGTGGTATCCAGAGAACAGCTTCAGATGAAGGTTTAATGATGCTTCCATCACCAAAG GTTGGTTTCTTTAGGAGATCCCGAACCATTAAAGGAAAGCAAGCACCTCCATCATGTAAAGAG GGGCAAGACGTCAGGGAAGACCAGGTTCTTTGTTACATTGAACAACTTGGTGGAGAGGTTCCCGTGGAG TCTGATGTTTCTGGGGAGGTAATCAAGATACTGAGAGAAGATGGCG AACCAGTAGGATATGGTGATGCTATTATAGCAATCCTCCCTTCCTTTCCTGGGATAAAAAAGCTTCAGCAGGCAGGTTCTTTCCCATAG
- the LOC103721328 gene encoding biotin carboxyl carrier protein of acetyl-CoA carboxylase isoform X3, with protein sequence MATCGLGSTSNVKLLSFYPDFKKLRSTALLTPHNLKCGGLETLNGSKGTQIWKEPVHAAGFDKQAQRFSNSLVARCCISPENDSKVIELEENKSNGDQIIPVSLEVEPLLTAVCDTTSIAEFKLDFAGFRLYVKRDLVEKNVPPPIPTLPPTQTNTTNQTTDSNGSAATASLAISKPKPSTGGIQRTASDEGLMMLPSPKVGFFRRSRTIKGKQAPPSCKEGQDVREDQVLCYIEQLGGEVPVESDVSGEVIKILREDGEPVGYGDAIIAILPSFPGIKKLQQAGSFP encoded by the exons ATGGCTACAT GTGGTCTAGGAAGTACATCAAATGTCAAACTGCTCAGTTTTTACCCAGACTTCAAAAAGCTGAGGAGCACTGCACTGTTGACTCCTCATAATCTGAAATGCGGCGGATTAGAGACACTGAATGGGTCTAAAGGAACTCAGATATGGAAAGAACCAGTGCATGCTGCAGGATTTGATAAGCAGGCTCAGAGATTCTCAAACTCATTGGTTGCAAGATGCTGCATATCACCAG AGAACGATTCAAAAGTTATTGAGTTGGAAGAAAATAAATCTAATGGGGACCAAATTATCCCAGTTTCACTTGAA GTGGAGCCATTGCTCACAGCTGTTTGTGATACAACTTCTATCGCAGAGTTTAAACTGGAT TTTGCAGGCTTTCGCCTCTATGTCAAAAGGGACTTGGTTGAGAAAAATGTACCCCCACCTATTCCAACTCTTCCTCCAACCCAAACCAATACTACAAACCAAACTACTGATTCAAATGGGTCTGCTGCTACAGCTTCGCTAGCCATCTCCAAACCAAAACCTTCTACAGGTGGTATCCAGAGAACAGCTTCAGATGAAGGTTTAATGATGCTTCCATCACCAAAG GTTGGTTTCTTTAGGAGATCCCGAACCATTAAAGGAAAGCAAGCACCTCCATCATGTAAAGAG GGGCAAGACGTCAGGGAAGACCAGGTTCTTTGTTACATTGAACAACTTGGTGGAGAGGTTCCCGTGGAG TCTGATGTTTCTGGGGAGGTAATCAAGATACTGAGAGAAGATGGCG AACCAGTAGGATATGGTGATGCTATTATAGCAATCCTCCCTTCCTTTCCTGGGATAAAAAAGCTTCAGCAGGCAGGTTCTTTCCCATAG
- the LOC103721318 gene encoding zinc finger Ran-binding domain-containing protein 2, giving the protein MDRKPGDWNCRSCQYVNFCRRDSCQRCGEPKLGVDRPDYTSIGGAWDVKPGDWYCSCGVHNYASRSNCFKCGAAKDDSAAEVARSWGFRCGEPAGWKSGDWICTRSGCNRHNYASRTECYWCNAPKDHDAKEKTAGDEVG; this is encoded by the exons ATGGACAGGAAACCAGGAGACTGGAACTGCAGGTCATGCCAGTACGTCAACTTCTGCCGGCGGGACTCATGCCAACGATGTGGGGAGCCAAAGCTGGGCGTCGACCGGCCCGACTACACGAGCATCGGTGGGGCATGGGACGTCAAGCCTGGTGACTGGTACTGCTCATGCGGCGTCCACAACTACGCAAGCCGCTCCAACTGCTTCAAGTGTGGCGCGGCGAAAGATGACTCCGCCGCAGAGGTGGCTCGGTCTTGGGGATTTCGATGTGGTGAGCCGGCCGGATGGAAATCAGGGGACTGGATTTGCACCAG ATCCGGGTGCAATAGGCACAACTATGCAAGCAGGACAGAATGCTATTGGTGCAATGCACCAAAGGACCATG ATGCTAAGGAGAAAACTGCAGGAGATGAAGTCGGCTAA